The Candidatus Eisenbacteria bacterium genome contains the following window.
GACACGCTGGGGCGCACTCTGATGCAACCGGCTCCGCCGAGCGGGGCCTCGCTGTGACGCGACCGGGACATGCGCGCCGCAGCGCTCTGGTCCACCGCATCAGCGGCTCATGGGACCCGCAGGTCCTCTATGGTGCGCTCGCCCATCCCAGCCCCGACACGATCCTGCTCGAATCGAGGGACGGAAACGGACGGAACGACAGCCAGAGCTTCGTACTGATCCGATCAGCCCTGCGCATCGAAGGGCGGGGGGGCGAGGTCAGGCTCATCCCGCTCACGGCGGCCGGAGTCGAAGCGCTCCGAGTGCAAGCGGACGCGCTGGCCGGGCTGGCGGATGCATCGTCCGAAGGCGACGCTCTCGTACTATCGTTTTCGCGGATCGATCCTGCTGCCGGCGAGGAGGAGCGCCTGAGATCCCATTCGCCGCTGGATGTGCTGCGGCGCATGGCATTCGGTTGGTCCACGCCCGTGGGGGTACCGCCTCTCACCTTGCCGGGGCTCCTCGGATACGACTTCATCGACCTCTTCGAGGATCTCCCCCCTGCGAGGCAGGACCTCTTCTCGCTTCCCGATCTTCTCTTCGAGCTGCCGGAGATCCTCATCCACATGGACCACCGTGGAGGCACGGTGGAACTGATCGCGAACGGCTTTGGCGATGCCTCCCCAGACGAGAAGACGATCGGAGAGTTGAGCCGGTCGATACTTGACCTGCAGGAGAGGGAGCCGGCGGGATCCGAGGCGGCTGACACGAGCGTTCCAGAGAATGTGGATGTCGACCTGGATGACAACGCGTACTGCGAGGTCATCCGCGCCATGCAGCAGCACATCCTGGCGGGGGATGTATTCCAGATCGTCCCCTCCCGCACCTTCCGCCTGCCATGTCGTGATCCGCTTGCCGCCTACAAACACCTCCGCCGGCTCAACCCGAGCCCCTACTTGTTCTATCTGGATGGCGCTGGCTTCGTTCTATTCGGAGCCTCCCCGGAGACCAGCCTGCGGGTCGAGGGAAATCCTCCGCGCGTCACCATAGCCCCGATCGCCGGTACGCGGCCTCGAGGGCGCTCGCGCGATGGCCGGTTCGATCACGATCTGGACAACAGGCTCGAAGCCGAGTTGAAGCTCCACGGCAAGGAGCTCGCGGAGCATGTGATGCTCGTCGACCTCGCGCGCAACGACATCGCAAGGGTGAGCGAGCCAGGTTCGAGGATCGTATCCCGACTGCTCGAGATCGAGCGTTACAGCCATGTCATGCATCTGGTCAGTCGGGTGGAGGGGCGACTGCGTTCCGAGCTGGATGCGCTCCATGCATTGCAGGGAACGATGACCATGGGCACCCTGACCGGAGCCCCCAAGGTCGAAGCGGCTCGCTTGCTGCGCCGCTGGGAAACGGACCGGCGCGGTCCCTATGGCGGCGCGATCGGCTACCTGACGTCCGAAGGCGCGATGGACACAGCGATTGTGATCCGCTCTGCACTGGTCGCCGGCGGACACGCCCACGTTCGCGCGGGGGCGGGAATCGTCTTCGACTCCGACCCGCAGGCAGAGGCTGATGAGACACGGGCGAAAGCGAGCGCTGTCCTGCAAGCCGTCGCCCGCGCGGCCTGGGAGGGCGCATGAGGGGCTTGCCGAACGTCCTGGTGATCGACAACATCGACTCCTTCGTCTTCAACCTTGTCGATGAGTTCGCGCGTCGTGGCTGTTCTGTACAGGTTCATCGCAACACGATCACGACCGCGCGGGCTCTCGAACTCCTTGACTGCACCCCGACCCCGAAGCTCCTGGTCGTGAGTCCAGGTCCAGGAACCCCCGCTCGAGCAGGATGCATCGTCGAGCTGCTACGCCGCCTGCCCGAGGGGATCGCCGTGCTGGGCGTCTGTCTGGGACACCAAGCGCTGGTCGAGGCGCTGGGCGGAAGCGTGGGCGGAGCGGGTGAGATCATTCACGGGAAGAGTTCGCTGCTGCCGCACGACGGTACCGGTCTCTTTGCCGGCATAGCCAGTCCCATGATGGTCGGCCGTTACCACTCCCTCGCGGCGACGCGGGTTCCTCCCGATCTCGCGATCGTGGCCCGCCTCGGTGAGATCGTCATGGCCGTCCAGCATCGTTCACGCCCCATCTGGGGCGTTCAGTTCCATCCCGAATCGATCCTCACGCCCATGGGAGGGCGCTTGCTCGATAACGTCCTTGCAATGTCAACGGCCGGTCGAGGGGAGTCATAGCATGCACCAACTTCTGGATCGGATAGCCGACCGTCATGATCTGGATCGTGATGAGGCAGAGAGGCTGTTCGGCGCCATGATCGATGGGGAGCTCACTCCCGTACAGATCGCCGCACTGCTCATCGGCTTGCGAATGAAGGGAGAGAAGCCTCAAGAGATCGCCGGGGCGGCGAAGGCAGTTCGCGATCGGGCGACAGGCTTTCCCGCGCCTGAAGGTCCCTTCATGGACGTTTGCGGGACAGGGGGCGACGGCGCGGGGAGCCTCAACATATCCACCGTCGCGGCGATCGTCCTGGCCGAGATGGGGATCCCCGTGGTGAAGCACGGCAACCGTTCGGTCTCATCGAAGTGCGGCTCGGCCGATCTCCTCGAGGCCTTCGGCGTGAGACTCGACCCCGAATCGTCTACTGCGAGGAACTGCCTTGATCGAGTCGGGATCTGTTTCCTCTTTGCCCCCCAGTACCACCAGGGTCTGCGTCACGCCATGCCCGTCAGGGCAGCTCTCAAGATGAGGACCATCTTCAACATCCTCGGGCCACTGGTGAACCCCGCCCGCCCGCCCTTTCAGCTCCTCGGGGTGTACGATCCTGCGCTCGTGGAGACGATGGGACTGACACTGTCCAGCCTAGGTGTGAGGCGCTCTCTGGTCGTGCACGGCGGCGGAATGGATGAGATCTCCGTCTCGGGGCCTACCAGCGCAATGCTGACTGAGGACGGACTCGTGCGCCGTCTTGAGATCCTGCCCGAAGACGCAGGCCTAAGGCGGTTCCCTCTACACTCCCTCGCCGGCGGGGATGCAGCGCAGAACCGGCGAACCGTCGAGGCCCTCCTCTCGGGGCACGGGGAAGCGGCTCATGAGGCGTCCGTGGCGATCAATGCGGGAGCGGCGGCCTGGGTGGCGTCGGCGGCGAAAGACATTCGTGAGGGCACGCAGGCGGCTTTGGAGGCGATGCGCTCAGGCCGCTGCCTTGCTCGCCTGAGCGCGTGGGTGAAGCTCTCGCACGAGGAGCCTCAGAAGGCGGGACCATCGCATGGTGCTTGACCGAATTATTCCTCACAAGAGGGAGGAAGTCGCGCGCCGCAAGGCAGAACGGCCACTGAACTCCTTCGTGGATCAGCTAATCCCATCGCACCGGTCCTTCGCCCGAGCGATCGAGGGGTCATCGACCGGTTATGTCCTCGAGGTGAAGCGAGCCTCGCCGTCCCGAGGAACGATCCGCGCCGAGAAGGACTTCGATCCGGAAGCGATCGCGAAGAGCTACAACCCGATCGCAGATGCGATTAGCGTTGTCACCGATCGCGACTTCTTCGGGGGAGGATTCGACGTCCTGGAGAGGGTGCGCGCCGGAACTACCCTCCCGGTGTTGTGCAAGGATTTCGTCGTCGATCCGTATCAGGTCTGCGAGGCGAGGTTGCATGGTGCGGACGCGGTTCTTTTGATGCTCGCAGTGCTCGACGATCGGACATTCAGAGAGTGCGCCGCCGCCGCTGCCTCCTTGTCGATGGATGCTCTCGTCGAGGTCGACGATCACGATTCGCTCACAAGGGCTCGTTCATTGGGAGCGGAGATCGTGGGGATCAACAACCGGGACTTGAGAACCTTGGAGGTCGATATCACTCGAACGATGAGGTTGGCTCCGGCGGCGGGCTTCGCCCGGAGCATCGTCTGCGAGTCGGGGATCTCGACTCACGCCCAGGTCCGCGAGCTGCGCCCGCATGTCGACGCCTTCCTGGTGGGGACGGCGCTCATGGAGCGCCGCGACCTCGCGACGGCGGTCCGCGAGCTTGTCTTCGGGACCGTGAAGGTCTGCGGCATCACGAGGGAAGAGGACGCACGCGCAGCTTCCGAAGCCGGGGCGATCTACGGAGGCCTGATCTTCGCCGAGTCGTCACCTCGTCGCGTCGAGCCGGAGCAAGCAGCGCGCCTCGTCCGTTCGGCTCCGTCACTCCGCTGGGTCGGCGTGTTCGTGGGGGATCGAGTTGAGCGGATCGCGCGTTTGGCGGATGAGCTGAACCTCGCCGCGGTGCAGATCATCCAGGACGATTCGAGTTCCGGGCGGCTCGACGAAGCGTTTACTCGGCGACTACGCGCGGGGATCGGCGGCGAACGGGAGATATGGGTCGTTCGCCGAGTCCGGGACAAGAGGCCCGATCTCGATCCTGGTCCGGCCGACCGCGTTCTGCTTGACACCTTCGACCCCGGGCGGGCGGGCGGAACAGGCAGGGCCTTCGATTGGTCCCTGATCGCCGGCGCCGATCTTGCGCGGGTCGTTCTCTCCGGAGGACTGCGTCCGGAGCTGGCTGCTGCCGCGGACATGATGGGCGCCGGCATCCTCGATGTCTGCTCGGGCGTCGAGGCGGCCCCCGGCAGGAAGGACCGCAACCTGCTGCGGGATTTCTTCGCCGCCCTGCGCGGACAGGGTGCAGAACGGGGAGGCGCCTGACATGCGACTCGACGGACGGTTCGGTCGGTGGGGAGGATGCTTTGTTCCCGAGATCTTGGTCCCTGCCCTCGAGATGCTCGAGGCCGCATGGCTCGATCTCCGAGACCACCGTGCCTTCCGGGAGGAGTTGGAGGGTTTACTTCGCAGCTATGCCGGCCGCCCTACCCCTCTCTATCTATGCCGCAACGTAGCGCACGGGACAGGAGTCCGGATCTGGCTCAAGAGGGAAGACCTTCTCCATGGTGGCGCGCACAAGACAAACCAGGTCCTGGGCCAGGCGCTTCTTGCGCGGCACATGGGCAAGGCGAG
Protein-coding sequences here:
- a CDS encoding anthranilate synthase component 1, with the protein product MTRPGHARRSALVHRISGSWDPQVLYGALAHPSPDTILLESRDGNGRNDSQSFVLIRSALRIEGRGGEVRLIPLTAAGVEALRVQADALAGLADASSEGDALVLSFSRIDPAAGEEERLRSHSPLDVLRRMAFGWSTPVGVPPLTLPGLLGYDFIDLFEDLPPARQDLFSLPDLLFELPEILIHMDHRGGTVELIANGFGDASPDEKTIGELSRSILDLQEREPAGSEAADTSVPENVDVDLDDNAYCEVIRAMQQHILAGDVFQIVPSRTFRLPCRDPLAAYKHLRRLNPSPYLFYLDGAGFVLFGASPETSLRVEGNPPRVTIAPIAGTRPRGRSRDGRFDHDLDNRLEAELKLHGKELAEHVMLVDLARNDIARVSEPGSRIVSRLLEIERYSHVMHLVSRVEGRLRSELDALHALQGTMTMGTLTGAPKVEAARLLRRWETDRRGPYGGAIGYLTSEGAMDTAIVIRSALVAGGHAHVRAGAGIVFDSDPQAEADETRAKASAVLQAVARAAWEGA
- a CDS encoding aminodeoxychorismate/anthranilate synthase component II; its protein translation is MPNVLVIDNIDSFVFNLVDEFARRGCSVQVHRNTITTARALELLDCTPTPKLLVVSPGPGTPARAGCIVELLRRLPEGIAVLGVCLGHQALVEALGGSVGGAGEIIHGKSSLLPHDGTGLFAGIASPMMVGRYHSLAATRVPPDLAIVARLGEIVMAVQHRSRPIWGVQFHPESILTPMGGRLLDNVLAMSTAGRGES
- the trpD gene encoding anthranilate phosphoribosyltransferase; its protein translation is MHQLLDRIADRHDLDRDEAERLFGAMIDGELTPVQIAALLIGLRMKGEKPQEIAGAAKAVRDRATGFPAPEGPFMDVCGTGGDGAGSLNISTVAAIVLAEMGIPVVKHGNRSVSSKCGSADLLEAFGVRLDPESSTARNCLDRVGICFLFAPQYHQGLRHAMPVRAALKMRTIFNILGPLVNPARPPFQLLGVYDPALVETMGLTLSSLGVRRSLVVHGGGMDEISVSGPTSAMLTEDGLVRRLEILPEDAGLRRFPLHSLAGGDAAQNRRTVEALLSGHGEAAHEASVAINAGAAAWVASAAKDIREGTQAALEAMRSGRCLARLSAWVKLSHEEPQKAGPSHGA
- the trpCF gene encoding bifunctional indole-3-glycerol-phosphate synthase TrpC/phosphoribosylanthranilate isomerase TrpF; amino-acid sequence: MVLDRIIPHKREEVARRKAERPLNSFVDQLIPSHRSFARAIEGSSTGYVLEVKRASPSRGTIRAEKDFDPEAIAKSYNPIADAISVVTDRDFFGGGFDVLERVRAGTTLPVLCKDFVVDPYQVCEARLHGADAVLLMLAVLDDRTFRECAAAAASLSMDALVEVDDHDSLTRARSLGAEIVGINNRDLRTLEVDITRTMRLAPAAGFARSIVCESGISTHAQVRELRPHVDAFLVGTALMERRDLATAVRELVFGTVKVCGITREEDARAASEAGAIYGGLIFAESSPRRVEPEQAARLVRSAPSLRWVGVFVGDRVERIARLADELNLAAVQIIQDDSSSGRLDEAFTRRLRAGIGGEREIWVVRRVRDKRPDLDPGPADRVLLDTFDPGRAGGTGRAFDWSLIAGADLARVVLSGGLRPELAAAADMMGAGILDVCSGVEAAPGRKDRNLLRDFFAALRGQGAERGGA